A single genomic interval of Lathyrus oleraceus cultivar Zhongwan6 chromosome 7, CAAS_Psat_ZW6_1.0, whole genome shotgun sequence harbors:
- the LOC127105069 gene encoding 21 kDa protein — protein sequence MKAFSSKSLLIIFAFSFITHSIQARETNSLFIRNSCSCTTYPTLCYASLVKHADFIQTNRVLLTDTALNVTLASAKSTSAFMSTLSRSRGLKPREAAAMKDCVEVLSDSLDELRRCIGEMSHLRTSNFEVTMSDVQTWVSAALTDESTCTDGFQEINAKDNIQRIVRGKIVQVAQLTSNALALINNLATSHA from the coding sequence ATGAAAGCATTTTCTTCAAAGTCCCTTCTCATAATTTTTGCATTTAGTTTCATCACGCACTCTATACAAGCAAGAGAAACCAACAGCTTATTCATTAGAAATTCTTGCAGTTGCACAACTTATCCAACACTATGCTATGCATCCCTCGTGAAGCATGCCGATTTCATTCAAACAAATCGCGTACTTTTAACGGACACGGCCCTAAACGTGACTCTTGCATCCGCGAAATCAACCTCAGCTTTTATGTCAACGCTCTCTAGAAGCCGGGGTTTGAAGCCAAGAGAGGCTGCAGCTATGAAGGATTGCGTCGAAGTGTTGAGTGACTCTCTTGACGAACTCCGAAGGTGTATAGGTGAGATGAGTCATCTTAGGACTTCAAATTTTGAGGTAACAATGAGTGATGTACAAACTTGGGTTAGTGCTGCTTTGACTGATGAGAGCACTTGTACCGACGGATTTCAAGAGATTAATGCAAAGGACAATATTCAGAGAATAGTGAGAGGGAAAATTGTTCAAGTAGCTCAATTGACTAGCAATGCTTTGGCTTTGATAAACAATCTTGCCACTTCACATGCTTAA